One stretch of Sulfuricystis multivorans DNA includes these proteins:
- a CDS encoding CopG family transcriptional regulator — MALSVRLDPLLESRVEQEARRRGITKSEVVKDALERVLGMKSPSALYRQIIDRQPYAVNEPQTEYSENSGEKFKALLRAKHPD, encoded by the coding sequence ATGGCTCTTTCCGTCCGTCTCGATCCTTTGTTGGAAAGCCGCGTCGAGCAGGAAGCCCGACGGCGCGGCATCACCAAGTCCGAAGTCGTCAAGGATGCGCTGGAGCGCGTGCTCGGTATGAAGAGCCCATCGGCCCTGTATCGCCAGATCATCGATCGCCAGCCCTACGCGGTCAATGAGCCGCAGACCGAGTATTCCGAAAACAGCGGCGAGAAGTTCAAGGCGCTCTTGCGTGCGAAGCATCCTGATTGA